A stretch of the Massilia sp. W12 genome encodes the following:
- the gspM gene encoding type II secretion system protein GspM, whose amino-acid sequence MNALKQAFDNFWSVRTEQEQKLLKGLGAFAAFALLYLVAIDPALSNRPKLEKELPQLKMQAAQIQALVQEAQALKQRAAAGSAPLSKEMIEASLTQAGLSAKTVGMLGEQVKLQLNEAQFGNVVAWLDGLQKSAHVSVIDANIVAQGAPGMVVATLSLYQPK is encoded by the coding sequence ATGAATGCATTGAAACAGGCGTTTGACAATTTCTGGTCGGTGCGCACCGAACAAGAGCAAAAGCTGCTGAAAGGATTAGGCGCCTTCGCTGCCTTCGCCCTGCTGTATCTGGTGGCGATTGATCCGGCCCTGAGCAACCGCCCGAAGCTGGAAAAAGAATTGCCGCAGCTCAAAATGCAGGCGGCGCAGATTCAGGCTCTGGTGCAGGAAGCGCAGGCGCTCAAGCAGCGCGCCGCCGCCGGCAGCGCGCCGCTGAGCAAGGAAATGATTGAAGCCTCGCTGACGCAAGCCGGTTTGTCGGCTAAAACCGTGGGCATGCTGGGCGAGCAGGTCAAACTGCAATTAAATGAAGCGCAATTCGGCAATGTGGTGGCGTGGCTGGACGGTTTGCAAAAATCGGCGCATGTCAGCGTGATTGATGCAAATATCGTGGCGCAGGGCGCTCCCGGTATGGTGGTCGCCACGCTCAGTCTGTATCAGCCGAAATGA
- the gspL gene encoding type II secretion system protein GspL, protein MTTLYIRHPARANAEHSACAFALVHENGAVQREGSEKLANLGGLMQSAKRVVLLLAAADVSLLRCKLPALPAAKLKLALPNLVEEQLLGSLSEQIVLAQSGPADADGMHLVAVVNKTWLTQVQQQLRALGAQRISAFPAQLCAGLSADAALVESSGANSAELTLVPAGAPAFGFGVLADSPARLLEEVQHSLRQLLPQQARVVLPSGLLQDWQGALSDAGWQVQGDDWKRWIDGARACKLDLMAGVAGGGGAGVQWAQWRWPLTLLGVVALVHIAGLNVEYLRAKREAQQLRQSINQTFRSAFPNEPIQDPVLQVRKKIDAGKAAAGIAAPDDFTTMSAAFGEALSAVAASRKVAGIASIEYKERSLHIKFKDDGEAPEADMKAALAARHLNLTANGRSWQVQLQK, encoded by the coding sequence ATGACTACACTGTATATCCGCCATCCCGCCCGGGCCAATGCTGAACACAGCGCCTGCGCCTTTGCGCTGGTGCATGAGAATGGCGCGGTGCAGCGCGAGGGCAGCGAAAAACTGGCCAATCTGGGCGGCTTGATGCAGTCGGCCAAGCGCGTCGTTTTGCTGTTAGCCGCCGCCGATGTCAGCCTGCTGCGCTGCAAATTGCCGGCCCTGCCGGCGGCCAAGCTCAAGCTGGCGCTGCCGAATCTGGTTGAAGAACAATTGCTTGGCTCCTTGTCAGAACAAATCGTGCTGGCGCAAAGCGGGCCGGCGGATGCTGACGGCATGCATCTGGTGGCGGTGGTGAATAAAACCTGGCTGACGCAAGTGCAACAACAATTGCGCGCGCTCGGCGCACAGCGCATCAGCGCTTTTCCGGCGCAACTGTGCGCCGGCTTGAGCGCTGACGCCGCGCTGGTGGAAAGCAGCGGCGCCAACAGCGCTGAGCTGACCCTGGTTCCGGCTGGCGCGCCAGCCTTTGGTTTTGGCGTGCTGGCGGATTCGCCTGCGCGCCTGCTGGAAGAAGTGCAACACAGTCTGCGCCAGCTCTTGCCGCAACAGGCGCGCGTGGTGTTGCCGTCCGGTTTATTGCAAGACTGGCAGGGCGCGCTCAGTGACGCCGGCTGGCAGGTGCAGGGCGATGATTGGAAGCGCTGGATCGATGGCGCGCGCGCCTGCAAACTCGATTTAATGGCCGGCGTGGCCGGCGGCGGCGGGGCCGGGGTGCAATGGGCGCAATGGCGTTGGCCGCTGACCTTGCTGGGCGTGGTGGCGCTGGTGCACATCGCCGGCTTGAATGTCGAATATCTGCGCGCCAAGCGCGAAGCGCAGCAATTGCGCCAAAGCATCAACCAAACCTTCCGCAGCGCTTTCCCGAACGAACCGATTCAAGACCCGGTGTTGCAGGTGCGCAAGAAAATCGACGCCGGCAAAGCCGCCGCCGGGATCGCCGCGCCGGACGATTTCACCACCATGTCCGCCGCTTTCGGCGAAGCGCTGAGCGCAGTCGCCGCCTCGCGCAAGGTGGCCGGCATCGCCAGCATCGAATACAAGGAACGCAGTCTGCACATCAAATTCAAAGACGATGGCGAAGCGCCGGAAGCGGATATGAAAGCCGCGCTGGCGGCGCGTCATTTGAATTTGACGGCGAACGGGCGCAGCTGGCAAGTGCAGTTGCAAAAATGA
- the gspK gene encoding type II secretion system minor pseudopilin GspK, translating into MSARQAVSQRRARRGVAVLTALLLVALATTIVSSLFWQQQVQIRSIENQRLRLQTKWIMLGALDWTQLILREDLKASPTIDHYGEVWATTLQETRINNFNERDKNSKHDDEPEAVLQGRVTDAQARYNLANLATDGKLSKDELQVFLRLLENLQINPSLARATAQAVAQSQRQPQQAGDPGKGQDAGKGGDPGKGAEPGKGAEPGKGPDPGKGVDDGKGPKAGDLQAVERGEKEPVSFNYVEDLLSIPGYTPEILAKLREHVIFLPRIGNSITPINVNTATPEVLAARIPGLGLSLAKALAADVKRGVYFKDIPDFRARRQDIQIPDTPGLATASNFFIVYGKVSVEQRATLESLTLIERGQHLPNGARIIWFREL; encoded by the coding sequence ATGAGCGCGCGCCAGGCTGTGTCACAACGGCGCGCACGGCGCGGGGTGGCGGTTTTGACCGCGCTGCTGCTGGTGGCGCTGGCCACCACCATTGTCTCCAGCCTGTTCTGGCAACAACAGGTGCAGATCCGCTCGATTGAAAACCAGCGTCTGCGCCTGCAAACCAAGTGGATCATGCTGGGCGCGCTGGATTGGACGCAGCTGATTTTGCGTGAGGATTTGAAAGCCTCGCCCACCATCGACCACTATGGCGAAGTCTGGGCCACCACGCTGCAGGAAACCCGCATCAATAATTTCAACGAGCGCGATAAAAACAGCAAACACGACGATGAGCCGGAAGCAGTGTTGCAAGGCCGCGTGACCGATGCCCAGGCGCGCTACAACCTGGCGAATCTGGCCACTGACGGCAAACTCAGTAAAGACGAATTGCAAGTCTTTTTGCGCCTGCTGGAAAATCTGCAAATCAACCCCTCTTTAGCGCGCGCCACTGCGCAAGCCGTGGCGCAAAGCCAACGCCAGCCGCAACAGGCGGGCGACCCCGGCAAGGGGCAGGATGCGGGCAAGGGCGGCGACCCCGGCAAAGGCGCAGAGCCGGGCAAGGGCGCCGAGCCGGGCAAAGGGCCGGATCCAGGCAAGGGGGTGGACGATGGCAAAGGCCCGAAAGCAGGCGATTTGCAGGCCGTGGAGCGGGGCGAAAAGGAGCCGGTAAGCTTTAATTACGTTGAGGATTTGCTGTCAATTCCGGGTTATACACCGGAAATTTTGGCCAAATTGCGCGAACATGTGATATTTTTGCCTCGCATAGGCAATAGCATCACCCCCATCAATGTCAATACCGCTACGCCGGAAGTGTTGGCGGCGCGCATACCGGGTTTGGGTTTGTCGTTGGCCAAAGCGCTGGCGGCAGATGTGAAGCGCGGCGTGTATTTCAAGGATATTCCAGACTTCCGTGCGCGGCGTCAGGATATTCAAATACCGGACACACCGGGATTGGCCACGGCCAGTAATTTTTTCATTGTTTATGGCAAGGTCAGCGTGGAACAGCGCGCCACTCTGGAAAGCCTGACCTTGATTGAACGCGGGCAACACTTGCCGAATGGCGCCAGAATCATCTGGTTTCGGGAACTCTGA
- a CDS encoding prepilin-type N-terminal cleavage/methylation domain-containing protein has protein sequence MVNHTLRRAAGFTLLEVLVAVTVLGIIAVLGWRALDGITRARETLTRELDITRGLQLSFAQLQSDCEHAAVNYDLGGRAVLAIEPQRLTMVRNVQYDNQATALQVVAYRVKDGVLYRRESNITRDLRELEMMWRATIGDTDPAQPVRLQQGVSGMVMQTWYQDGGWRVTSGEISINPGAPVGGVGPVAPVNVPSGLQVALQVQGMEGSMIKNFMLGAV, from the coding sequence ATGGTTAACCACACTTTGCGCCGCGCCGCTGGCTTTACCCTGCTCGAAGTGCTGGTCGCCGTCACCGTTCTGGGCATTATCGCGGTGCTGGGCTGGCGCGCGCTGGACGGCATCACGCGCGCGCGCGAAACCCTGACTCGCGAGCTGGATATCACACGCGGTCTGCAACTCAGTTTCGCCCAGCTGCAAAGCGATTGCGAACATGCGGCGGTGAATTACGATCTGGGCGGGCGCGCTGTGCTGGCGATTGAGCCGCAACGCCTGACTATGGTGCGCAATGTGCAATACGATAATCAGGCCACCGCGCTGCAAGTGGTGGCCTACCGGGTCAAGGATGGCGTGCTGTACCGGCGTGAATCGAATATCACGCGCGATTTGCGCGAGCTGGAAATGATGTGGCGCGCCACCATCGGCGACACCGATCCGGCGCAACCGGTCAGGCTGCAGCAGGGCGTGAGCGGGATGGTGATGCAAACCTGGTATCAGGATGGCGGCTGGCGCGTGACCAGCGGCGAAATCTCGATCAATCCCGGCGCGCCGGTCGGCGGCGTTGGCCCGGTGGCGCCGGTGAATGTGCCAAGCGGCTTGCAAGTCGCGCTGCAGGTGCAGGGCATGGAAGGCAGCATGATCAAGAATTTTATGCTGGGGGCGGTATGA
- the gspI gene encoding type II secretion system minor pseudopilin GspI, translating into MMRRPLPSPAKRAGFTLLEVMVALFIVGVALAGALRATASLAQTSSNLRSNLLATWAAENRLVQIRLAHEYPPVGKRSMDCPQAELKLVCEEQVELTPNPNFRKVQVHVYEGADMKQKITTLVQLVAANG; encoded by the coding sequence ATGATGCGCCGCCCCTTACCCTCTCCTGCCAAGCGCGCCGGCTTCACCCTGTTGGAAGTGATGGTGGCCTTGTTTATTGTCGGCGTGGCCTTGGCCGGCGCCTTGCGCGCCACTGCCTCGCTGGCGCAAACCAGCTCGAATTTGCGCTCAAATCTGCTGGCCACCTGGGCTGCAGAAAACCGCCTGGTGCAAATCCGCTTAGCGCATGAATACCCGCCGGTGGGCAAGCGCAGCATGGATTGCCCGCAGGCTGAACTCAAACTGGTGTGTGAGGAACAGGTGGAACTCACGCCCAACCCCAATTTCCGCAAAGTGCAAGTGCACGTTTATGAAGGCGCGGACATGAAGCAAAAAATCACCACCCTGGTGCAATTGGTGGCGGCAAATGGTTAA
- a CDS encoding GspH/FimT family pseudopilin, which produces MSRLRQQAAFTLLELMVVMAIIGLMLGVVSFNAMPSDRQLLQRDAERIALLLQTARDEAIVRNRQIMFEANGQQYYFRMRENGQWVAIPKDDMLKDREFERPGIRLSMQPAPADGGSRIIFGREPVDKPFVLTLASGEVSASIRADGIGHFTVE; this is translated from the coding sequence ATGTCCCGCCTGCGCCAACAAGCTGCTTTCACACTGCTCGAACTGATGGTCGTGATGGCCATCATCGGGCTGATGCTGGGCGTGGTCTCGTTTAACGCCATGCCCAGCGATCGCCAGCTCTTGCAGCGCGACGCTGAGCGCATTGCGCTGTTATTGCAAACCGCGCGCGATGAGGCGATTGTGCGCAACCGGCAAATCATGTTTGAAGCGAATGGCCAGCAATATTATTTCCGCATGCGCGAAAATGGGCAGTGGGTGGCGATTCCCAAAGACGATATGTTGAAAGACCGCGAATTCGAGCGCCCCGGCATCCGCCTGAGTATGCAGCCGGCCCCGGCGGATGGCGGCAGCCGGATTATTTTTGGCCGCGAACCGGTGGACAAACCTTTTGTGCTGACGCTGGCTTCCGGCGAAGTCTCGGCCAGCATCCGCGCCGATGGCATTGGCCATTTCACGGTGGAATGA
- the gspG gene encoding type II secretion system major pseudopilin GspG codes for MNTKIRRASSAAFTLIEIMVVIAIIGILAGLVVPKLQNNAVEARRTSAKTEIATIMQQLKMYKLNNSRYPTTEQGLQALITKPTTGPIPNNYKEGGYLERLPKDPWGNPYQYLAPGTKGEVDVFSYGGDGQPGGTGADADIGNWDL; via the coding sequence ATGAATACCAAGATTCGACGCGCATCCAGCGCCGCCTTCACCCTGATTGAAATCATGGTGGTGATCGCCATCATTGGCATCCTGGCCGGTCTGGTGGTGCCCAAACTGCAAAACAATGCGGTGGAGGCGCGCCGCACCAGCGCCAAGACTGAAATCGCCACCATCATGCAGCAGTTAAAGATGTACAAGCTCAATAACAGCCGCTATCCCACCACTGAGCAGGGTTTGCAAGCGCTGATCACCAAACCCACCACCGGCCCGATCCCGAATAACTATAAAGAAGGCGGCTATCTGGAACGTCTTCCGAAAGATCCCTGGGGCAATCCGTATCAATATCTGGCGCCCGGCACCAAGGGCGAAGTCGATGTGTTTTCCTATGGCGGCGATGGCCAGCCGGGCGGCACGGGCGCGGATGCCGACATCGGCAACTGGGATCTGTAA
- the ald gene encoding alanine dehydrogenase, which produces MLVGLPKEIKNHEYRVGLTPASVRELTARGHQVLVQAGAGAAIGLDDAQYLAAGASLAEHAYEVFAKADMIVKVKEPQAVECAMLRENQILYTYLHLAPDPEQTAALVKSGAICIAYETITGANGGLPLLAPMSEVAGRMSIQAGATWLEKSRGGMGLLLGGVPGVAPGHVVILGAGVVGTNALQMAVGLGARVTVLDKNVDRLRQLDLVYGNRITTLYSTALSVEESVLSADLVIGGVLLPGAAAPKLVTRSMISRMKKGAVVVDVAIDQGGCFETSRATTHADPVFVVDDVIHYCVANMPGAVARTSTFALNNATIGHAVALADYGWRDALAANPHLKNGLNVAQGKVTYEAVARDLGYQYVSADSLLG; this is translated from the coding sequence ATGCTGGTAGGTTTGCCTAAGGAAATCAAGAATCATGAATATCGGGTCGGCTTGACCCCGGCCAGTGTGCGCGAATTGACAGCGCGCGGGCATCAGGTGCTGGTGCAAGCCGGAGCCGGCGCGGCGATTGGTTTGGACGATGCGCAATATCTGGCCGCTGGCGCCAGTCTGGCGGAGCATGCGTATGAAGTGTTCGCCAAGGCGGATATGATTGTCAAAGTCAAAGAGCCGCAAGCAGTGGAATGCGCGATGTTGCGCGAAAACCAGATTTTGTACACCTATTTGCATCTGGCCCCGGACCCGGAGCAAACCGCTGCGCTGGTGAAATCGGGCGCGATTTGCATCGCTTATGAAACCATTACCGGCGCCAATGGCGGTCTGCCGCTGCTGGCGCCGATGTCGGAAGTGGCGGGCCGCATGTCGATTCAAGCCGGCGCGACCTGGCTGGAAAAATCGCGCGGCGGCATGGGTTTGCTGCTGGGCGGGGTGCCGGGCGTGGCCCCGGGACATGTGGTGATTCTGGGCGCGGGCGTGGTCGGTACAAATGCCTTGCAAATGGCGGTCGGCCTGGGCGCGCGCGTGACGGTGCTGGATAAAAATGTTGATCGTCTGCGTCAACTCGATCTGGTGTACGGCAACCGCATCACCACCTTGTATTCGACTGCGCTTTCGGTGGAAGAGTCGGTATTGTCGGCGGATCTGGTGATCGGCGGCGTATTGCTGCCGGGTGCGGCGGCGCCGAAGCTGGTCACGCGCAGCATGATTTCGCGCATGAAAAAAGGCGCGGTGGTGGTGGACGTGGCGATCGACCAGGGCGGTTGCTTTGAAACCTCACGCGCCACCACTCACGCTGATCCGGTGTTTGTGGTGGATGATGTGATTCATTATTGCGTGGCGAATATGCCGGGCGCGGTGGCGCGCACCTCCACTTTCGCGCTGAATAACGCGACTATCGGCCATGCTGTGGCGCTGGCCGACTACGGCTGGCGCGATGCGCTGGCGGCGAATCCGCATTTGAAAAACGGCTTGAATGTGGCGCAAGGCAAGGTGACATACGAAGCCGTGGCGCGCGATTTGGGTTATCAATATGTGAGCGCGGACAGCTTGTTGGGCTGA
- a CDS encoding HNH endonuclease yields MRPVDKGPAPQQFTNYQDACAPLEQRLGRYCSFCERLLETHLAVEHVMPKSRHKDLALEWDNFLLACVNCNSSKGSKPVLRPPHAKHTHLWPDEHNTLLAFKYIGGWVEVGLARDHPAFSLAEETVQLLGLDKYEGNPDPNRQPTEADRRWSTREIVRSVAERSRQNLRNADSPFMRDQIIQTALARGGFSIWFATFADDADMQQRLLDAFPSSAKNCFDGVKLIPRDPLLL; encoded by the coding sequence ATGAGGCCGGTGGACAAGGGGCCGGCGCCGCAGCAATTCACAAATTACCAGGATGCCTGCGCCCCATTGGAGCAGCGGCTTGGCCGTTACTGCAGTTTTTGCGAACGTCTGCTTGAAACCCACTTGGCAGTCGAGCATGTGATGCCCAAATCCCGCCACAAAGATTTGGCGCTGGAATGGGACAATTTTTTGCTCGCCTGCGTCAACTGCAACTCCAGCAAAGGCAGCAAGCCTGTCCTGCGGCCGCCGCACGCCAAGCATACCCACCTTTGGCCGGATGAGCACAATACTTTATTGGCTTTTAAATACATTGGGGGATGGGTGGAGGTTGGTTTGGCGCGTGATCACCCGGCATTTTCACTGGCGGAAGAGACAGTTCAACTTTTGGGCTTGGACAAATACGAAGGAAATCCTGATCCCAATCGTCAGCCAACGGAGGCAGACCGGCGCTGGAGCACCCGTGAAATCGTGCGCAGTGTTGCTGAGCGCTCGCGGCAAAATTTGCGCAATGCAGATTCCCCTTTCATGCGCGATCAAATTATCCAAACTGCGCTTGCCAGAGGTGGTTTTTCAATTTGGTTTGCCACATTTGCCGACGACGCTGACATGCAGCAACGTTTGCTTGACGCCTTTCCATCAAGCGCAAAAAATTGTTTTGATGGCGTAAAACTGATTCCACGCGATCCGCTGTTGTTGTGA
- a CDS encoding AAA family ATPase has product MKINSIRIENFQLFSAAEFDFDPHVNLVVGANGSGKTSLLRALAVALGGWAHAYIDDERNHRQILDSEVRESPREGRYEKVWPVRIAATGEASIIDPQGEEKNGFVSWTRSRAKESERTKIAANIVYEKFPKNYPLSFATLGSDAIKYIDSGHDFTFPLFAFYECDRIWKAQESISPETSATLRYSRFDAYRDCFHTGANHRALGEWLVKHELASLQKKHDTPVLQSIRNAARAALEGCTGLRFDFEDSRVMVEYGAAPSVPFEHLSDGQRTMLGLFCDLARRAAILNPHLAGDACAQTPGVVLIDELDLHLHPRWQRAIIASLRKIFPRMQFICTTHSPFLIQSLHGGKLIPLGKLEETDAVGTEYEKLSIEDIVELIQGVEMPQRSQRWMAMTKAAEQYYTLLRAARPSDAETLAALKQKLDALIEPFSDDPAYQAFLRMERLAALGEAGL; this is encoded by the coding sequence ATGAAGATCAATTCAATTCGTATTGAAAATTTCCAACTATTCAGTGCAGCCGAATTTGATTTCGATCCTCATGTCAATTTGGTGGTTGGGGCGAATGGCAGCGGCAAGACTTCGCTGCTGCGAGCGCTGGCGGTGGCGCTCGGTGGCTGGGCGCACGCATATATTGACGATGAACGCAATCACCGCCAGATTCTTGACAGTGAAGTGCGGGAATCGCCGCGCGAGGGACGCTATGAAAAAGTCTGGCCAGTGAGGATCGCCGCGACTGGCGAGGCATCCATTATCGACCCGCAAGGTGAAGAAAAAAACGGTTTTGTCAGTTGGACACGCTCCCGCGCCAAAGAAAGCGAACGCACCAAAATCGCGGCCAATATCGTCTATGAAAAATTCCCCAAAAACTACCCCTTGAGTTTCGCCACCTTAGGAAGTGACGCAATCAAGTACATCGACAGCGGCCATGATTTCACTTTTCCACTGTTTGCGTTTTACGAATGTGACCGCATCTGGAAAGCGCAAGAGTCAATCTCGCCAGAGACAAGCGCAACCCTGCGCTATTCGCGTTTTGATGCCTACCGCGATTGTTTTCATACCGGCGCCAATCACCGCGCCTTGGGCGAATGGTTGGTGAAGCATGAATTGGCGTCTCTGCAAAAAAAGCACGACACCCCCGTTTTGCAGTCGATACGGAATGCCGCCCGCGCCGCCTTGGAAGGTTGTACGGGCCTGCGTTTCGATTTTGAAGACAGCCGGGTGATGGTGGAATATGGCGCCGCTCCCAGCGTACCCTTTGAACATTTGAGCGATGGCCAGCGCACCATGCTTGGCTTATTTTGCGATCTGGCGCGCCGCGCAGCCATTCTCAACCCGCATTTGGCAGGCGATGCCTGCGCCCAGACCCCGGGCGTGGTTTTGATTGATGAACTGGATTTGCATTTGCATCCACGCTGGCAGCGCGCAATCATTGCTTCGCTGCGCAAGATATTCCCGCGCATGCAATTTATTTGCACCACCCATTCACCATTTTTGATTCAGTCTTTGCATGGCGGGAAATTGATCCCGCTGGGTAAGCTTGAGGAAACGGACGCTGTCGGCACAGAATACGAAAAGCTCAGTATCGAAGATATCGTGGAATTGATTCAAGGTGTGGAAATGCCCCAACGCAGCCAGCGCTGGATGGCGATGACCAAAGCGGCAGAGCAGTATTACACCTTGTTGCGTGCAGCAAGGCCAAGCGATGCTGAAACCTTGGCTGCGCTCAAGCAAAAATTGGATGCATTAATAGAACCGTTTTCTGACGACCCTGCTTATCAGGCATTTTTGCGCATGGAACGCTTGGCTGCGCTGGGTGAGGCTGGATTATGA
- a CDS encoding beta-ketoacyl-ACP synthase III — MKKAVISGTGLFTPSNSISNEELIACFNTWANAWNRENAVAIAAGELKALEESSTSFIEKASGIKARYVMEKSGILDPQRMTPRIPERSDEEMSLMCEISVAAARDALERSGKSAADIDVVLVAASNMQRAYPAIAVEVQNALGIAGFGYDMNVACSSATFGIHTATSMIASGQARAVLMVNPEITSAHLNWRDRDSHFIFGDACTAVVLEAEDLAQGARRFAILGTSAKTRFSNNIRNNFGFMNRLDESGIGKADKLFYQQGRKVFKEVCPMAAEMIRETVQNCGLQVEQISRFWLHQANLNMNLLIARTLLGRDAHAEEAPVILDEYANTSSAGSIIAFHKYQQDLQPGQYGVICSFGAGYSIGCVVVQKV, encoded by the coding sequence ATGAAAAAAGCAGTCATCAGCGGCACCGGCTTATTTACCCCGTCAAATTCGATCAGCAATGAAGAGCTGATCGCCTGTTTTAACACCTGGGCGAATGCCTGGAACCGCGAAAACGCCGTCGCCATTGCCGCCGGCGAACTCAAAGCGTTGGAAGAATCCTCTACCAGCTTCATCGAAAAAGCCTCCGGCATCAAAGCCCGCTATGTGATGGAAAAAAGCGGCATTCTCGACCCGCAGCGCATGACGCCGCGCATTCCTGAGCGCAGCGATGAGGAAATGTCGCTGATGTGTGAAATTTCAGTGGCGGCGGCGCGCGATGCGCTGGAAAGATCCGGCAAAAGCGCAGCGGACATTGATGTCGTGCTGGTGGCCGCCAGCAATATGCAGCGGGCTTACCCGGCGATTGCCGTCGAAGTGCAAAACGCGCTCGGGATTGCAGGATTTGGCTACGATATGAATGTGGCCTGCTCCTCCGCCACCTTCGGCATCCACACCGCCACCAGCATGATCGCCAGCGGCCAGGCGCGCGCAGTGCTGATGGTGAACCCGGAAATCACCAGCGCGCACCTGAACTGGCGCGACCGCGACAGCCACTTCATTTTCGGCGACGCCTGCACCGCCGTGGTGCTGGAAGCGGAAGATCTGGCGCAAGGCGCACGCCGCTTCGCCATCCTTGGCACAAGCGCCAAAACCCGCTTTTCCAACAATATCCGCAATAACTTCGGCTTCATGAACCGCTTGGATGAAAGCGGCATCGGCAAAGCCGACAAACTGTTTTACCAGCAAGGCCGCAAAGTCTTCAAAGAAGTGTGCCCGATGGCGGCGGAAATGATCCGCGAAACCGTGCAAAACTGTGGTTTGCAAGTCGAACAAATTTCCCGCTTCTGGCTGCATCAAGCCAATCTGAATATGAATCTGCTGATCGCGCGCACTCTGCTCGGGCGCGATGCGCATGCAGAAGAAGCGCCGGTGATTCTGGACGAATACGCCAACACTTCCTCCGCCGGCTCCATCATCGCCTTCCATAAATACCAGCAGGATTTGCAACCCGGCCAATACGGCGTGATCTGCTCCTTCGGCGCCGGGTACTCGATTGGTTGCGTGGTGGTGCAAAAGGTGTAA